One genomic window of Mercenaria mercenaria strain notata chromosome 2, MADL_Memer_1, whole genome shotgun sequence includes the following:
- the LOC123564237 gene encoding 2-phosphoxylose phosphatase 1-like, whose product MLDYQMSLLLVVIVAVCSCRSIDMVQVDNILAHTPGTSSLSSDHYSYCNHHKSVTADEGTVFAGYSLLQVHIVLSPGQSDASSKVKVQGQSFPPMSCDFEHSHTLNDFVAMTSVYTDASRNHQLHHLHPTFPKVCANDHLTSTGFKQLISIGQSLNTSYFSNRVHKKLKPKYSSIRVESVSTEKSYQSVLGFLYGFLEEKQLYKTKIHKVNRNFCEFVESDLPSCHCSKTRALAPHVSQALTKGTFLFKSSFPNNDIITKVFQTDISDQTSGLELFNVLMQYKCDSRDEPCEKDALCNLFEEDKLARLHNILADHHLSLKTDTIFRTYSELRAYPFLQQILSRANLHNEHQSINVYTGHSHFIQFLTTSLGVFRRQITPLASRLVIEMYKKNQGQPDEGGLYLRFLYNGADVTREISGCTFQMENNLCKIAGLKELVAALRKQYLDQC is encoded by the exons ATGCTGGATTATCAAATGTCACTCTTACTTGTTG TGATAGTTGCTGTGTGTAGTTGCCGATCCATTGACATGGTACAGGTTGACAACATCTTGGCGCACACACCTGGAACATCATCACTCAGTTCTGACCATTACAGCTACTGTAACCATCATAAATCTGTCACCGCGGACGAAG GTACAGTTTTTGCTGGGTACAGCTTACTGCAGGTTCACATTGTGCTTTCTCCAGGTCAAAGTGATGCATCatccaaggtcaaagttcaaggtcaaagcttTCCACCAATGTCTTGTGATTTTGAACATTCTCACACGTTAAATGATTTCGTAGCAATGACAAGTGTATATACAGATGCTAGTCGTAATCATCAGTTGCATCATCTTCATCCAACGTTCCCAAAGGTTTGTGCCAACGATCACCTCACCTCTACAGGATTCAAGCAGCTAATTTCTATTGGGCAGTCTCTGAATACCTCATATTTTAGCAACAGAGTACATAAAAAGTTGAAGCCAAAATATTCCTCTATTCGTGTTGAATCTGTATCTACAGAAAAGTCATATCAAAGTGTTCTTGGATTTTTGTATGGTTTCTTAGAGGAGAaacaattgtataaaacaaaaattcataaagtGAACAGAAATTTCTGTGAATTTGTAGAATCAGACTTACCGTCTTGCCACTGTTCAAAGACACGAGCATTAGCTCCACATGTTTCTCAGGCACTGACTAAAGGAACATTCTTGTTCAAATCTTCATTTCCAAACAATGATATAATCACTAAAGTCTTTCAAACAGATATTTCTGACCAAACATCAGGTTTAGAACTTTTCAATGTTCTTATGCAGTACAAGTGTGATAGTAGAGATGAACCGTGCGAAAAGGACGCACTTTGTAACCTGTTTGAAGAAGATAAGCTTGCGCGATTGCACAATATTCTTGCTGACCATCATCTCTCCTTGAAAACAGACACCATATTTCGTACATATTCTGAACTGCGTGCGTATCCATTCCTGCAGCAGATTTTATCTAGAGCCAATTTGCACAATGAGCACCAGTCTATCAATGTATACACGGGACACAGTCATTTCATACAGTTTCTAACAACCAGTCTTGGTGTCTTTAGAAGACAGATAACACCACTTGCTTCAAG GTTAGTGATTGAGATGTACAAGAAGAATCAGGGCCAGCCAGATGAGGGTGGCCTGTATTTGAGGTTCCTCTATAATGGTGCTGATGTAACTAGAGAGATCAGTGGCTGTACATTCCAGATGGAAAACAACCTTTGCAAGATAGCAGGCCTGAAGGAGCTCGTAGCAGCTCTAAGGAAACAGTACCTGGATCAGTGTTAG